A single Entelurus aequoreus isolate RoL-2023_Sb linkage group LG11, RoL_Eaeq_v1.1, whole genome shotgun sequence DNA region contains:
- the msh5 gene encoding mutS protein homolog 5 isoform X5 — protein MLRALGALLKCLDRRRVGVELEDSSIGVPILQFHAYTLKDVVYIDKEAYSVLQIFKSELHPSVYKLHSGEKEGFSLYGILNCCKCKYGSKLLRQWFLRPTVDLAVLHRRQEVIRFFAQPRNSDSMSTLQSSLRNIRNIPVIMTKKTTTTPVTVYRRKRPDYVLQTLLRRMSLSHTKITDWQNLYKTVFSAVCIRDMVRHLPQSIHLFRDISEGFSDDLHHIASLISRVVDFETSAAEKCLSIKPNVDPAIDEKKRQMAGLSDFLTDVARRELEHLDTSIPSCCVIYLPLIGFLLSIPRLPSMVEKEDFELQGLDFMFLSEDRLHYRSQRTKELDNLLGDLHCDIKDMETAIMTQLQNAILERSAALYKVMNLAAELDCLMALSKASQEYGYTSPKLVNQRKILITQGRHPLLELCSSMFVANSFESRESQGRVKIITGPNSSGKSIYLKQVGLIVFMALIGSDVPAKEAEIGLVDGIFTCLQGRESVSVGLSTFMVDLNQTSKTLNSSTGNSLVLIDEFGKGTNTVDGLSLLAASISHWLRKAPADVPHVLLATNFHSLLQLGILPTSSLLCPLTLETAVDGEDLVFLYQLKEGICQSSYAANVARLAGLPANLVRRGVEVSELYRTGRPIQRVDHVSSDEQANRCRTVVEKFLSLDLEDDSVDVQSFMKEEVLPSAGQLLYN, from the exons ATG CTGAGGGCACTTGGAGCTCTTCTAAAATGTCTGGACAGGAGAAGAGTGGGAGTTGAGCTGGAAGACAGCAGTATTGGCGTTCCTATCCTGCAGTTTCATGCCTACACACT CAAGGATGTTGTGTACATTGATAAAGAGGcatacag TGTCCTGCAGATATTTAAATCAGAGCTCCACCCATCGGTGTACAAGCTTCATTCGGGCGAAAAAGAAGGATTTAGTCTTTATG GAATACTAAACTGCTGTAAGTGCAAGTATGGCTCCAAACTTCTACG TCAGTGGTTTCTGCGCCCAACCGTGGACCTCGCTGTGTTACACCGGAGACAGGAAGTTATCCGCTTCTTTGCACAACCTCGGAATTCAGACTCCATGAGCACCCTGCAGTCGTCGCTACGTAACATCAGAAACATCCCAGtaattatgaccaaaaaaaccACAACTACACCTGTGACTGTTTACCGCCGCAAAAGGCCTGATTATGTGTTACAGACGCTTCTACGCAGGATGTCTCTCTCACACACCAAAATAACAGACTGGCAGAATCTCTACAAG ACCGTGTTCAGTGCAGTGTGTATTAGAGACATGGTGCGTCACCTCCCTCAGTCCATTCATCTTTTCCGGGACATCAGTGAAGGCTTCTCTGATGACCTCCACCACATCGCCTCTCTCATCAGCCGCGTG GTGGACTTCGAAACCAGTGCAGCCGAGAAATGTCTGTCCATCAAACCAAATGTAGATCCCGCAATTGATGAGA AGAAAAGGCAGATGGCGGGCTTGTCGGACTTCCTGACTGATGTTGCGAGAAGAGAGCTGGAACACCTGGATACCAGCATCCCCTCCTGCTGTGTCATCTACCTCCCTCTG ATTGGGTTTTTGCTGTCCATTCCTCGGTTGCCTAGCATGGTGGAGAAAGAAGACTTTGAGTTACAGGGGCTTGATTTCATG TTTCTTTCAGAAGATCGCTTGCACTACCGCAGCCAAAGGACTAAGGAGCTTGACAATCTTCTGGGGGATTTGCACTGCGACATTAAAG ACATGGAGACAGCAATCATGACCCAGCTGCAGAACGCCATCCTGGAAAGGAGTGCCGCCCTGTATAAG GTTATGAATCTGGCCGCTGAGCTGGACTGTCTGATGGCGTTGAGTAAAGCATCCCAGGAGTACGGCTACACCTCACCCAAGCTTGTCAACCAACGGAAAATCTTAATCACTCAGGGCAG ACACCCACTTTTAGAGCTGTGCTCTTCTATGTTTGTGGCCAACTCGTTTGAGAGCAGGGAGTCACAGGGTAGAGTCAAAATCATTACAGGACCCAACTCATCCGGAAAGAGCATCTACCTCAAGCAG GTGGGTCTGATTGTGTTCATGGCTTTAATTGGCTCTGACGTGCCTGCAAAGGAGGCAGAGATCGGCCTGGTAGATGGAATATTTACCTGCTTGCAGGGCAGAGAGTCTGTGTCTGTAGGCCTGAGCACCTTCATGGTTGACCTTAACCAG ACTTCCAAGACACTGAACAGCAGCACGGGCAACTCATTAGTCCTCATTGATGAATTTGGAAAAGGGACAAACACT GTGGATGGCTTGTCCTTGCTGGCCGCATCCATCTCTCACTGGCTGAGAAAAGCTCCAGCGGATGTTCCTCATGTCTTGTTGGCTACCAACTTTCACAGTTTGCTGCAGCTGGGCATCTTACCCACTTCCAGCCTCTTATGTCCTCTG ACTCTAGAGACAGCAGTGGACGGGGAGGATTTGGTGTTTCTGTACCAACTGAAGGAAGGCATCTGTCAGTCTAGTTACGCCGCCAACGTGGCGAGACTGGCCGGCCTGCCTGCCAACCTTGTACGGAGAGGGGTGGAGGTTTCTGAGCTCTACAGGACAGGAAGACCGATTCAACGTGTGGACCATGTGTCATCAGACGAGCAGGCAAACAG GTGCAGGACTGTGGTGGAGAAATTTTTGAGCCTGGATCTGGAAGATGACAGCGTTGACGTGCAGAGCTTTATGAAAGAGGAGGTTCTGCCCTCTGCTGGACAGTTGCTGTACAACTGA